In Nocardioides nitrophenolicus, the genomic window GACGGCGCCGAGGTCGGCGACGACGTGCTCGATCCGGTTGGCCGCCATCAGCGCCACCCGGTCGCCTGCCGCGACGCCCGCGGCCATCAGCGCGCCGGCCACGTCGAGGGCCTGCTCGCGCAGCTCGGTCCAGCCGACCGTCCGCCAGCCGGGCGCGTACCCGGCGGACAGGTCGATCCCGACCTTGTCGGAGTACGCCGGCCGGTCGCCCTCGGCCGCGACGGTGCGGGCCAGGGCGACGGGCAGGGTGAGGCCGGCGATCTCCTGCTCGATCTCGGCGCGGACCGTCAGGGTGTCGGTGCTCATCGTGGTTCCTCTCGGTGGGGGTGACTACTGCTGCGGGACCTCGGCGGAGCCGCGGCCCTGGGTGCCCTTCGGCGGATCGGTGCAGCGCACGTCGGTGCGCGGCTCGCGACGGCTGGTGTCCTGGATGTCGCGCTGGACGCTGCGGTCGTAGACGCAGTTCTTGAGCACCCGCGGCACGAGCACGACGCGGCCGCTGCCGTCGCGGGTGCTGCCGGCCATCACGTCGGCCTGGACCGGCGCCCAGTCCAGCCAGTGCTGCAGGCCGCGCAGGTGCGTGGCGGCCATCTCGGTGAGGGGGACGCCGGCCCGCAGCATCCGGCGCAGCGCGGGCGCTGCGGCCCGCCACCAGCGCTCCAGGCGCGGCATCAGGTCGATCGCGGTCGTGACGGTGTCGCGGATCGCGGGCGTCGCCTCCGCGAGCGACCGGGCGACGGCCTCGAGGTCGGCGGAGAGCCGGCGGATCTCGGGGGAGAGGTCGGCGACCGTGGTCAGCGGCGTCCGCGCCTGCTTCGCCAGCTCGGTCAGGTCCGGCTCCAGCCGGCGGAGCATCGCGAACGCGCTCTCCAGCTCGATCGCGAGCGAGCGCAGGTCGACGTCCTGCTCGCCGTCGCCGAAGATCGCGGCGGTCTCGGTGGCGATGGTCCGCACGTCGGCGACGTCGAGGTGCGACATCAGCCGCTGGGCGTGGGCCAGCACGTCGGGGACGGCGAGCGGCACGCTGGTGGCCGACACGGGCACGGTCGCGCCGTCGGCGAGGAAGGGACCCTGGTCGGTCGTGGGGCGCACGTCGAGGTACTGCTCGCCCACGGCGGACAGGTTGCGGACCTCCATCGCGCTGTCGCGCGGCACCCGCACCCCGGACTCGATCTCGAGCCGGGCCACCACGCCGACGCCGGGCTTCGCGCTGAGCCGGACCTCGGTGACC contains:
- a CDS encoding MlaD family protein, which codes for MSRRPVEAVAASARMWRRRIRVAQSLILVILVGGVVYVADTVVGGSLFRHPYAVSVELPQAAGLHEGSVVTYRGQRIGEVTEVRLSAKPGVGVVARLEIESGVRVPRDSAMEVRNLSAVGEQYLDVRPTTDQGPFLADGATVPVSATSVPLAVPDVLAHAQRLMSHLDVADVRTIATETAAIFGDGEQDVDLRSLAIELESAFAMLRRLEPDLTELAKQARTPLTTVADLSPEIRRLSADLEAVARSLAEATPAIRDTVTTAIDLMPRLERWWRAAAPALRRMLRAGVPLTEMAATHLRGLQHWLDWAPVQADVMAGSTRDGSGRVVLVPRVLKNCVYDRSVQRDIQDTSRREPRTDVRCTDPPKGTQGRGSAEVPQQ